Within Amycolatopsis sp. FDAARGOS 1241, the genomic segment CGTTGGTGTGGTGGGTGATCTTGACTGCCACGCTGCCTCCAGAAGAGTCGGTGCCGGCCCTCGGAGCTTCCCCCTCCGGGGCCGGCTCGCACAGTAGAACACGTGTTCGAATCGACTCGCAAATCGGGTCCCCCGCATGAGCGACGCAAGTCCCTCGGGTGGGTAACCGTGCAGCTCAGCGGATCATGGCGACGCGCGGCCAGCGGTCCAGGCCGCGCGCGGCCTCGTGCTCCCGGATCGCCCGCAGCTCGGGGCCCCAGGCCGCCGCCGGCAGCACCCGGAAGCCGAGCCGTGCGTAGTACGGGGCGTTCCACGGCACGTCGCGGAACGTCGTGAGCGTCAGTGCCGGCAGGCCCCGCGAAGCAGCCCACGCGGCCGCCGCGTCGATCAGCCGGCGGCCGAGCCCGCGGCGTGCGTGCGACGGCCGCACCGAGACCTGTTCCACGTGCCCGTTGCCGTCGACGACGTCCGCGACCAGGTACGCCACCGGCGTGCCGGCAGGCGCGGCGACCCAGCACCGGCCGTCTGCCTGGTACGGCCGCAGCTCCGCCACCGAAAACGGCTCGTCGTCCGCGATCTCCGCCATGCCGACCTCGCGGAACGGCGTTCCGGCGGCGCGTTCGAGTTCACGCAGAGCGGCCAGCTCCCGGGCGTGGGCGAGTCGGATCACCCGCCATTCCTACCGGCTACAGCGAATAGGACGTAACTGCTTTTCGGATCCGTTCGGCATACAGCTGCAACGCGTCGATCGCCTCGCGCCGCGCGTCTTCGCTGATGCGCGCCGCCGGGCCGACGAGCGAGAGCACCGCCGGGCGCGGCCGCCCCGTCTCGAGCGGCACGGAGCACGCCCACACGCCGTCCTCGATGTCGCCCCAGCTCTGCGCGTAGTGGTTCGCGAGCGCGTGCTTCAGCTCCTCGCGCACCTCGACGCCGTGCTCGCGCGCGACGTCCACGACGAGCTGCTCGCGCTCCCCGTCGGGCAGCAGCGCGAGCAGCATCTTGCCGGTCGCGCCCGCACCGAGCGGGATCGAGTGGCCGGGCTGGAACGTGAACCGCATGGCGCGGTCGCACTCGACTCGATCAGTGCAGACCGCCAGGTCACCGAAGTGCTGGAACAGCAGGATCGTCTCGCCGAGCTCGCGCGCGGCCTCCTCCATGGTCGGGCGGGCGATGCGCGCGAGGTCGTTGGCCAGCCGCGCGGCCCGCGCCAGCGGCATCACCTGGCTCGTCACGTGGTAGCGCCCCGACCTGGCCTCCTCGAGCAGCTGCAGCTCCTTGAGCAGCTGCACGTAGCGGTAGGTGGTGGCGACCGGGCTGCCGATCACCTCGGCCAGCTCGGCGACGCTCGCCTCCCAGCGGTGCTCGGAAAACGCGAGCAGCACTTGGAGAACCTTGCGCGAACTGCTCGTGCCGGCTGTTCGGCGCGGCGCGGCGGCTGATTCCCCGGAGGGCGTGGAGCGCGGCATTCGAAACCCTCTTCGTGTCTGCGGCGGCTCAGAACACGACAGGTGAGTAAATTACCACAGCGCAGCAACAATCGCGGGAGTCGAACTCCGGGAAAGGATCACCGTGGTTATTCGGCGGCGCGGCGGACGAGGAACGGTGTGAGCAGTCCCGGCGCCGTCGCGTCGGCGAGTGCCAAGCCGGCGTTCTCGCCGACGTCCACCACGTGGTAGCGCCCACGCCCCGCCGCGATCGGCGCGACTACAGTCACGAGCCCCGCGCGCCGCTGGAACCACGAACGCACCACGACGATCCCGGTGAGCGCGTCGCGGCGCACGGCCACCGTCGTGCGCGCCAGCGACCCCGAGCGCGTCACGAGGTAGCGGCCGGTCAGCGCGTGGCCCAGCGTGCGGTAGCGGTCCCAGCCGACGAGCGCCGCGAACGGCACGAGGGCCAGCGCCACCTGCCACGGCCAATTCGGCAGCACACCCGTGTGCGCCGGCAGGAACAGCGCCGCCGCCGGGACGAGCGCGCTCGTCAACGCCCGCGTGATCCGCCGGTTGAGGGCCTGGCGCGGGTGCCGCACGAGCGGCACGTCCGCCACGTGCTCACCCAGCGCGTCGTCCACGACTTCGCGCACGCGCCCGACCGGTGCGGGCGGCAGCAACAGCCCGCCGCCCTTGTCCGCACCTTTGCCCTCGCGCAGCCCGGCGGCCACGGCCACCCCCTTCGCGCCACCGACCAGCCGCAACGGCAACGGCTCCTTGACCTCAGCGCCGCGCAGCCGGTCCTCCTCGATCGACACCGACCGGGTCGTGACGAGGCCACGGCGGATGTGCAGCGTGCCGCCGGGTTCGCGGGTGAGCCGGAAGTTCCAGAACGACAGCACGTAGCCGCCCACCGACAGCACCGCGACCAGCACGAGCAGGCCGATCGCAGCGGTGAGCACGGTGAGCCACACCGGTTCCTCGGTGACGCGCTGCGCGAGGTCGCGCAGCGGGCCGTAGCGCACCGGGTCGAGGTTCAGCTCGTGCGCGAAGTGGTAGACGGTGCCGAGAATGGCACCGACGACCGCGAGGCCGGACAGCGTGAACGGCGCGTACCGGAGCCACCGCTTGTCCACCTCCGCCAAGAGCTGCTCCGGCGGGGCGGTGGCGTCGACGGACTCGGCGACGGCTTTCCGGTGCAGCAGCAGTGTCCGCAGCCGCTGCGCCTCGTCACGCGTGACGGCGTCGAGCACGAGCTCGTCCTTGCCCGGGCCTTGGCCGTGCGAGTGCCGTCCGGTCCCGATCCGCACCGCGGCCAGCGAGAACAGCCGGTGCTTCGGCTCCGACACCACGTCGACGGTGCGGATCCGGTCGCGCGGCACGGCGCGGTGCTTGCGCAGCAACAGCCCGGTGCGCCACTCGACCTGCGTCCGGGTGATGCGGTAGCGCGACGTCAGGCAGTGCGAGACGCCGGTGGCGATCGTCAGCGCGGTGATCGCGAGCCCGATCCACTGCCAGCTGTTGCCCGACCCCAGCACGAGCGCGCCGACGAGCACGGGCAGCGACCGCACGAGGTCGAGCACCGGCCGGATGAGCAGCATCCGCAGGTCGAGCCGGTGCCAGGGCGCCTCAGCCGTGCCTTCGGCGGCCACGAGCGGGGCCGGCGCGGCCGTGCTCACGTCGCGTCACCCCGGATGGCCTGCGTGGTCCGGGTGAGCTCGTCGGCCAGCATCACGGCCCGGTCGTGGTCGAGCCCGGAGATCCTCAGCGGGCCGGCCGCCGACGCCGTGGTCACCGTGATCCGGGCCAGGCCGAACAGCTGCTCGAGCGGGCCGCGTTCGATGTCCACGGTCTGGATCCGCGAGATCGGCGCGATCCGCCACTCCTGCTTCAGCCAGCCCGACTGCGTGTACACCGCTTCACCGGTGACCTCCCACCGGTGTACGCGGTAGCGCCACTGCGGCATCACGAGCAGGTGCAGCGGGCCGAGCACGCAACAGATCACCAGCGTCACCGTGAGCCACGACGGCGGGCCGTCGCTGGTGGCCACCACCACGGCCTGCACGCAGATCACCACCAGCCAGCCGAGCGCGGCTGAGGCGGTCCAGTGGCCGATCGCCTTGCGGCTCACCCGGTGCTCGGGTGGCCGAAGGCTGAGGCTCAGCGTGGCGGCATCTTCTGAGGTCACCTGCTCAGCGTGCCTGAACGGCGGCGATCGCGGCCACGACAAGTGTCACGATGCCCCGATCCGGGGCCCGGGCGAGTGCGGGGCGTTACTATTTCGGCCGCGCACGGGATGGAATCGCGGTCGGCCCGCGTTGGACATGGGAACGTCCGTGCAACAACGCGAGCAGCAGGAGGATCCGGTGGGATTCGATCCCGAGGAACTGTACGAGGTGGACTCGGACGTCCCCGACCTGCACGGAGCCGTGCTCCTGCACTTCTTCGAGGGCTTCATGGACGCGGGGTCCACCGGCAGGCTCGTCGCCGACCACCTGACCAGCGACGTCGAGAACCGGGTGATCGCGCGGTTCGACGTCGACCGCCTCATCGACTACCGCTCCCGGCGCCCGCCGATGACCTACGCCGTGGACCACTGGGAGGACTACGAGGCCCCCGAGCTGGCCGTGCGCCTGCTCCACGACACCGACGGCACGCCGTTCCTGCTGCTGACCGGGCCCGAACCCGACCACGAGTGGGAGCGCTTCGTGGCCGCCGTGACGCAGCTGGTGGAGCGCTGGGGCGTGCGGCTCACCGTCGGCTTCCACGGCATCCCGATGGGTGCGCCGCACACGCGCCCGCTGGGCGTGACGGCCCACGCGACGCGGGAAGACCTCGTCGCCGGTGGTCACCAGCCGTTGCCCAACCGCATGCAGGTGCCGGGCAGCGTGGCCGCGCTGCTGGAGTACCGCCTCGGCGAACAGGGCCACGACGCGATCGGCTTCGCCGCCCACGTGCCCCACTACCTCGCACAGTCGTCCTACCCGGCCGCGGCGCTGCACGTGCTCGAATGCGTCGGTCGCGCCACCGGGCTGCACCTGCCGGACGGCGAGCTGCGGGTGGCAGCCCAGGTCGCCGACGCGGAGATCGACCGCCAGGTGTCCGAGTCCGACGAGGTCGCCGACGTCGTGCGCGCCCTGGAACGCCAGTACGACACGTTCGTCGAGGCCTCCGGCCGCGACAGCCTCCTGGCCGAGTCGCAGGAGCACATGCCGACGGCCGAGGAGCTCGGCTCACAGTTCGAGCGGTTCCTCGCCGAACAGGGCGGCGGGGACCTGCCGGAGCGCTGACGCGCGCTACCTGCGGTCGCGTCTGCGGCCACCGCGATACGCGATGGCCGCCGATCGGACCGTCTGCCAGGCCCACCACATCCGTGCCGTCATGGTCGCCACTGTCCCATGATCGGGCCCGGACGTTTCCGGTAACCTGCGCCTGGGCGTGCGGCGGGTGACGATCGGGCCACGCGCAGCCGCCGGTTGTACACAATGGACGCTTGCCGTTACCCGCCGGTAAACCGGCCGGTGGGAATTCGTGTCCGGTTGTTGTATATCGTCCCGGAATGACACAGCGGTTCACGGCAAGGACGTTGGGTGGCGCCCTCCGGCGAAAGGCCGGCTCGGTGCTGCACCGCGTGGCCACTCGCATGCACGATCCGTATACCGATCAGCTGAACCAGATCCGCGACGAGCTGCGGGAAGAAATCGTCCGCCAGGGCGACCGGCTGATGGATCGGGTGGTCGAATTCGAAATCCGGAGCCGGCGCGACATCGTCTACGCCGGTGATCAGGACGCGGCGCTCGAGAGCAATGTCTTCGCACGCGAGAACCTGGTGGGCGCTCGCCACTTCGGCAGTCCGCCCGAAACGCTGAAATACGCGCTGTCCCTCGCGCCCACCGGCGGCATGGCGCTCGAGTTCGGCGTCGCGTCGGGCAATACGCTGCGCACCATTTCCGCCGCCCGCGGCGGTGTCGAGGTCTACGGCTTCGACTCGTTCGAAGGTCTGCCCGAGGCGTGGCTCAACGGCATGCCCGCCGGCGCCTTCGCCCGCCAGGACCTCCCGGACGTCCCCGGTGCCGAACTCGTGGTCGGTCTCTTCAGCGACAGCCTCCCGGGCTTCCTCGAGAAGCATCCGGGCCACGTCGACTTCCTCCACGTCGACGGCGACCTGTACAGCTCCGCGAAAACCGTGCTGGACCACGTCGGCCCGCGGCTGCGCGCCGGCAGCATCGTGCACTTCGACGAGTTCTTCAACTTCCCCGGCTGGAAGCGCCACGAGTACCGCGCGTGGATGGAGCACATCGAAAAGACGGGTGTCGAGTTCACGTACGAGGCCTATACGTACAACGACAACCAGGTGACAGTTCGCATCACGGGCGGGCCGGGGTTGTCGGCTCCCGCATCGGGCGAAGTGTCGGCCGAGCGCGCCTGACGCTTTTCCCGGTTGCACGCCGGATTCGCGCCCTTCGCAGCGGATCTGGCGTTTCCGGTTCAGCGGGGATTTTCGAACCGGAAGGCTCTCAACGCTGAAAACATCCCGCTTCGTTGACCGGCCCCTCTGACGGCAGCACCAGGCCGCACAGGTAGCCGTCGATCCAGCGGCCGTTGCCGGCGATGTCGGTACCGAGCCGCAGCAGCGGCGCGAGCGCGTTCACTCCGCGCGCGAGCGAATCCTGGTTGCGCTGCAACAGGGACGTGAGCTGGTCGACGGAGGCCAGCGTCGGCGCCAGGGCGCGGTTGTTGTCCGCGATGAGGCCGGACAGCTCGGTGGCCAGCCGGCGCGAGCCGTCGAGGAGGGTGGAGATCGCGGACTCGCGGCGGGCGACCTCGTCGAGCAGGCGGTTGCCGTCGGTGAGCAGGCGCCGGGCTTCGGTGTCGCGGTCGGCCAAGGTCGCGGACACCACGCGCGTGTCGGCCGGCAGTGCGGTCAGCTGGGCGTCGCGCGAGGCGAGCGTGTCCGACAGCCGGGACAAGCCGCTGAGCGCCGAGCGCACGTCGGCCGGGGTGTGGGCGAAGGTGGCAGCCAGCGT encodes:
- a CDS encoding IclR family transcriptional regulator, which encodes MLLAFSEHRWEASVAELAEVIGSPVATTYRYVQLLKELQLLEEARSGRYHVTSQVMPLARAARLANDLARIARPTMEEAARELGETILLFQHFGDLAVCTDRVECDRAMRFTFQPGHSIPLGAGATGKMLLALLPDGEREQLVVDVAREHGVEVREELKHALANHYAQSWGDIEDGVWACSVPLETGRPRPAVLSLVGPAARISEDARREAIDALQLYAERIRKAVTSYSL
- a CDS encoding MCE family protein, which codes for MQTARGPRHPARTALIGLTVLALGVLTAVNARSLPLIGDGTTYAAEFTEAAGLQTGNDVRIAGVEVGRVSAVRLDGARVRVSFKVKDAWLGDTTSAAIKLKTVLGQKYLALDPTGSGSLDPDVPIPSSRTTAPYDVLAAFRDLSATVDHIDTAQLAHGFDTLAATFAHTPADVRSALSGLSRLSDTLASRDAQLTALPADTRVVSATLADRDTEARRLLTDGNRLLDEVARRESAISTLLDGSRRLATELSGLIADNNRALAPTLASVDQLTSLLQRNQDSLARGVNALAPLLRLGTDIAGNGRWIDGYLCGLVLPSEGPVNEAGCFQR
- a CDS encoding GNAT family N-acetyltransferase yields the protein MIRLAHARELAALRELERAAGTPFREVGMAEIADDEPFSVAELRPYQADGRCWVAAPAGTPVAYLVADVVDGNGHVEQVSVRPSHARRGLGRRLIDAAAAWAASRGLPALTLTTFRDVPWNAPYYARLGFRVLPAAAWGPELRAIREHEAARGLDRWPRVAMIR
- a CDS encoding proteasome assembly chaperone family protein; amino-acid sequence: MGFDPEELYEVDSDVPDLHGAVLLHFFEGFMDAGSTGRLVADHLTSDVENRVIARFDVDRLIDYRSRRPPMTYAVDHWEDYEAPELAVRLLHDTDGTPFLLLTGPEPDHEWERFVAAVTQLVERWGVRLTVGFHGIPMGAPHTRPLGVTAHATREDLVAGGHQPLPNRMQVPGSVAALLEYRLGEQGHDAIGFAAHVPHYLAQSSYPAAALHVLECVGRATGLHLPDGELRVAAQVADAEIDRQVSESDEVADVVRALERQYDTFVEASGRDSLLAESQEHMPTAEELGSQFERFLAEQGGGDLPER
- a CDS encoding class I SAM-dependent methyltransferase — translated: MPLPAGKPAGGNSCPVVVYRPGMTQRFTARTLGGALRRKAGSVLHRVATRMHDPYTDQLNQIRDELREEIVRQGDRLMDRVVEFEIRSRRDIVYAGDQDAALESNVFARENLVGARHFGSPPETLKYALSLAPTGGMALEFGVASGNTLRTISAARGGVEVYGFDSFEGLPEAWLNGMPAGAFARQDLPDVPGAELVVGLFSDSLPGFLEKHPGHVDFLHVDGDLYSSAKTVLDHVGPRLRAGSIVHFDEFFNFPGWKRHEYRAWMEHIEKTGVEFTYEAYTYNDNQVTVRITGGPGLSAPASGEVSAERA
- a CDS encoding PH domain-containing protein translates to MTSEDAATLSLSLRPPEHRVSRKAIGHWTASAALGWLVVICVQAVVVATSDGPPSWLTVTLVICCVLGPLHLLVMPQWRYRVHRWEVTGEAVYTQSGWLKQEWRIAPISRIQTVDIERGPLEQLFGLARITVTTASAAGPLRISGLDHDRAVMLADELTRTTQAIRGDAT
- a CDS encoding PH domain-containing protein gives rise to the protein MSTAAPAPLVAAEGTAEAPWHRLDLRMLLIRPVLDLVRSLPVLVGALVLGSGNSWQWIGLAITALTIATGVSHCLTSRYRITRTQVEWRTGLLLRKHRAVPRDRIRTVDVVSEPKHRLFSLAAVRIGTGRHSHGQGPGKDELVLDAVTRDEAQRLRTLLLHRKAVAESVDATAPPEQLLAEVDKRWLRYAPFTLSGLAVVGAILGTVYHFAHELNLDPVRYGPLRDLAQRVTEEPVWLTVLTAAIGLLVLVAVLSVGGYVLSFWNFRLTREPGGTLHIRRGLVTTRSVSIEEDRLRGAEVKEPLPLRLVGGAKGVAVAAGLREGKGADKGGGLLLPPAPVGRVREVVDDALGEHVADVPLVRHPRQALNRRITRALTSALVPAAALFLPAHTGVLPNWPWQVALALVPFAALVGWDRYRTLGHALTGRYLVTRSGSLARTTVAVRRDALTGIVVVRSWFQRRAGLVTVVAPIAAGRGRYHVVDVGENAGLALADATAPGLLTPFLVRRAAE